The following proteins come from a genomic window of Rutidosis leptorrhynchoides isolate AG116_Rl617_1_P2 chromosome 10, CSIRO_AGI_Rlap_v1, whole genome shotgun sequence:
- the LOC139873022 gene encoding pentatricopeptide repeat-containing protein At5g27460 — protein sequence MNSMAIRSLRTFIQPLFFREIRYIKAAKGFIFLRGISSNTLSAFPFRDSPSFKDNNDIDIKSKLLFLVHPRRSATNVINNWVSNGRKVSIYDLRDISKQLVHRQRYKHALEVMKWMEEQERFKLSEADHALRLELTIKAGTLKEAEDYFAKLRNIASQKASYIHLLNSYVKEKDVQKAESLMIKMSNLGANVTPHPFNAMMKLYISNSQFDLVLCVISEMKQNRIPRNVLSYNLWMSACYEIYGVNHVDKVYNEMIYDKNVKVGWSSLCTMANIYMKSGLVDKAHLALNHAEQKLSTFNHFGYFFLITNYASLKNKEGVIRVWDACKRVNGKLTCANYMCILLSLVKLGDIKEAEKIFVEWESQCRRYDVRVSNILLGAYVRDNLMEKAETLHYNTMEKGGCPNYKTWEILMEGYVRNEDMEKAIFAMKNAVKLLKNCAWRPSPVIIESILEYFVKCGKLEEAEGFVQVLRDFKLVSLHVYKSLIRMRVAKDEPFDDVVKMMKDDEVDMDDETMALVQASRAVSRGN from the exons ATGAACTCAATGGCGATTCGTTCACTTCGCACCTTTATCCAGCCACTATT TTTTCGTGAAATCCGCTATATTAAAGCAGCAAAAGGATTCATCTTTCTCAGGGGCATTTCATCGAACACTTTATCTGCATTCCCGTTTCGTGACTCCCCTTCGTTTAAGGACAATAATGACATTGACATCAAAAGCAAGTTACTTTTCCTCGTGCATCCTAGAAGAAGCGCCACAAATGTGATCAATAATTGGGTCAGTAATGGCCGAAAAGTCTCCATTTATGATCTTAGAGATATCTCCAAACAACTTGTGCATCGTCAACGTTATAAACACGCTCTTGAG GTAATGAAATGGATGGAAGAACAAGAACGATTCAAGTTATCGGAAGCTGATCATGCTCTGAGGTTAGAATTAACTATTAAAGCCGGAACTTTAAAAGAAGCAGAAGATTATTTTGCAAAGTTACGAAACATTGCTTCACAAAAAGCATCATATATCCATCTTCTTAACTCGTACGTTAAAGAAAAAGACGTACAAAAGGCCGAATCTCTGATGATTAAAATGAGTAATCTTGGGGCGAATGTGACTCCGCATCCATTTAATGCAATGATGAAACTTTATATCTCCAATTCCCAGTTTGATTTAGTATTATGTGTCATATCGGAGATGAAACAAAACAGAATACCAAGAAACGTGCTTTCTTATAATCTTTGGATGAGTGCGTGTTATGAAATTTATGGCGTTAATCATGTGGATAAAGTTTACAACGAGATGATATATGACAAGAATGTTAAAGTTGGATGGAGTTCTCTTTGTACTATGGCtaacatttacatgaaatcaggACTTGTTGATAAGGCGCATTTGGCTCTGAATCATGCAGAGCAGAAGCTATCGACGTTTAATCATTTTGGTTACTTTTTTCTTATTACGAATTATGCGTCGTTGAAAAATAAGGAGGGTGTTATTCGAGTATGGGACGCTTGTAAAAGGGTAAATGGGAAACTAACGTGTGCGAATTACATGTGTATTTTGTTAAGTTTAGTGAAGCTTGGGGATATTAAAGAAGCCGAAAAGATTTTTGTAGAGTGGGAGTCTCAATGTAGGAGATACGACGTTAGAGTGAGTAATATTCTTCTTGGTGCTTATGTTAGGGATAATTTAATGGAAAAAGCTGAGACGTTACATTATAACACAATGGAAAAAGGTGGGTGTCCGAATTATAAGACGTGGGAGATACTTATGGAAGGATACGTTAGGAATGAAGATATGGAAAAGGCGATTTTTGCGATGAAAAATGCGGTTAAGTTGTTAAAGAATTGTGCTTGGAGGCCGTCACCTGTGATTATCGAGTCTATTTTGGAGTATTTTGTGAAATGTGGAAAGTTGGAAGAGGCGGAAGGGTTTGTGCAGGTTCTTAGGGATTTTAAACTTGTTAGTTTGCATGTATATAAATCATTAATCCGAATGCGTGTAGCTAAAGATGAACCCTTTGATGATGTTGTTAAGATGATGAAGGATGATGAGGTGGATATGGACGATGAAACTATGGCCCTTGTCCAAGCATCACGCGCAGTGTCACGTGGCAACTAG